Proteins encoded within one genomic window of Chromatiales bacterium:
- the mltF gene encoding membrane-bound lytic murein transglycosylase MltF, giving the protein MPLAKLTTYIVILLMLVACDDAAKTDPPPWQPSSIENLNTIKVALRVNPASYYWQDGQATGFDYHLLEHFADYTNNKIEVIPVATAAEAIALLSDQSVDMAAGALSATQLHARHFEVSIPYYQSKQYMIYRYPDVKPLSFEEISLSDIDISDNPKHIELLEKLNVRYHDRNTINPTNVDAESDHSKDSSWYLHPNTPSYKLIEMINLGLVRYTVADAFEFAATHFLYPYAKIAFTVSEEVPITWLFNSATTDGTSKHLVHLANALFTSMQKNGELERITKSHPEHLELLSYAEKLTFIESAYRKLSKYKRYFKIASDKYLLDWKLIAAIAYQESHWNPRAVSPTGVKGIMMLTQEIAQYYEVSDRLDAYQSIMGGSKYLNELLGRVPPEVPAPDRLWMALTAYLAGYGHLQDALKLTRNRGANTNSWLALSHSLKLLQKPEWYQKAKHGKPRNDVVSYINNVRNYKFLLSLLEDAISTEIPQAYQPAFIIPENYVGS; this is encoded by the coding sequence ATGCCTTTAGCAAAACTTACAACTTATATTGTTATTCTATTGATGCTAGTGGCCTGTGACGATGCCGCAAAAACTGATCCACCGCCCTGGCAACCTAGCTCGATAGAAAACCTCAATACTATCAAAGTCGCGCTCAGAGTGAACCCGGCAAGTTACTATTGGCAAGATGGGCAGGCAACGGGCTTTGATTATCATCTTTTAGAACATTTTGCCGACTATACGAATAACAAAATTGAAGTTATACCAGTTGCAACTGCGGCTGAAGCTATTGCGTTACTATCAGACCAATCAGTGGATATGGCGGCAGGTGCTCTAAGTGCAACACAATTGCACGCCCGGCACTTTGAAGTCTCCATCCCCTATTATCAAAGCAAACAATATATGATTTATCGCTACCCTGATGTTAAACCCCTTAGTTTTGAAGAAATCTCGCTGTCGGATATAGATATTAGTGACAACCCCAAACACATAGAGTTATTAGAAAAATTGAATGTTCGGTATCACGACCGCAACACAATCAACCCGACGAATGTAGATGCCGAATCGGATCATTCAAAAGATAGTTCTTGGTATCTGCATCCAAATACACCCTCGTATAAACTGATAGAAATGATCAATCTGGGTTTAGTGCGCTATACCGTAGCCGATGCTTTTGAATTTGCGGCAACGCATTTTTTATACCCATATGCCAAAATAGCCTTTACGGTTTCCGAAGAAGTACCTATTACATGGCTATTCAACTCTGCAACCACCGACGGCACTTCCAAACACCTAGTTCATCTTGCCAATGCCCTGTTCACATCCATGCAAAAAAACGGGGAGCTTGAGCGTATCACAAAATCCCATCCGGAGCATTTAGAATTGCTGTCTTACGCTGAAAAACTAACATTTATAGAATCGGCATATAGAAAACTTTCCAAATATAAAAGATATTTCAAAATAGCGTCTGATAAATACTTGCTTGATTGGAAACTAATTGCTGCTATCGCATACCAAGAGTCGCACTGGAACCCACGCGCAGTATCACCTACCGGTGTAAAAGGCATTATGATGCTGACCCAAGAAATTGCACAATATTACGAAGTCAGCGACCGTCTCGATGCTTATCAAAGCATTATGGGAGGAAGCAAATACTTAAACGAACTATTAGGCAGAGTACCTCCTGAAGTCCCAGCCCCAGATCGTCTGTGGATGGCACTCACTGCTTATTTAGCGGGGTATGGTCACCTTCAAGACGCTCTCAAATTGACTCGCAACAGAGGAGCTAACACGAATTCTTGGTTAGCACTCAGTCATTCATTGAAATTATTGCAGAAACCCGAATGGTACCAAAAGGCAAAACACGGTAAACCGCGCAACGATGTTGTCTCTTATATCAACAATGTCCGAAATTATAAATTTTTACTCAGCCTGCTGGAGGATGCAATCTCGACAGAGATCCCTCAGGCTTATCAACCCGCTTTTATAATTCCAGAAAACTATGTAGGCAGTTAA
- a CDS encoding FliM/FliN family flagellar motor switch protein, giving the protein MNEDSQAEERLNTDLEVGDQMNEDSQAEELLRTEPEDETQENGETSTENPLFEEQDATSKDIDTPDSDQSMPERDPLSDEPPASEPPPTAAAEITADHWDNLDMQQDSPKLNGLDELPLELLFVADKFTVSLNELKQFKPGYVLELNKQATGQVDIHANGVLVGRGELVQIENRAGVRILNLYHQEKADG; this is encoded by the coding sequence ATGAATGAGGATTCGCAGGCTGAAGAGCGATTGAACACAGACTTAGAGGTCGGAGATCAAATGAACGAGGATTCACAGGCTGAAGAACTCTTGCGTACAGAACCGGAAGATGAAACCCAAGAGAACGGAGAAACATCGACTGAGAACCCACTGTTTGAGGAGCAAGACGCTACTAGCAAAGATATAGATACCCCGGATAGCGATCAATCGATGCCTGAAAGAGACCCGCTCTCCGATGAGCCTCCTGCCAGTGAACCGCCGCCGACTGCAGCAGCGGAAATAACAGCCGATCATTGGGATAACCTAGACATGCAACAAGACTCTCCCAAGCTCAACGGGTTAGACGAGTTACCTTTAGAACTCCTGTTTGTTGCCGACAAGTTCACTGTCTCCTTAAATGAACTAAAGCAGTTCAAACCAGGCTATGTGCTTGAATTAAACAAGCAAGCAACAGGACAGGTGGATATTCATGCCAACGGTGTGCTAGTTGGTCGCGGCGAATTGGTACAAATTGAAAACCGGGCAGGGGTGCGAATCTTAAATTTATATCATCAGGAGAAGGCCGATGGATGA
- the sctU gene encoding type III secretion system export apparatus subunit SctU encodes MSGASSGNKTEPPTQKRLRDARKKGQVAKSKEVVSAASIIFLLAYLWLASDYYMGEFRELLALPVTTYGIDFKAALGEILFETGKLAMIITLPVIGIALIVGIAANFFQTGGLFAPQVIKEGYKKINPAQALKNIFTKKNLVELIKSILKIVFLGYLIYLALRHDLRALLLIPECGLDCLLPIFGNLMGKIITYAVIAFIIVAAADYFFQKHDYIKNLKMTKDEVKREFKEMEGSPEVKSHRRQLFQEIVNSQVANNVSRSSVIITNPTRMAIGIYYDDEETPLPVVTFKEQGTMAKRVIEIAHEQGIPVMENVPLAHALMDQADINQYIPTDLIKPVAEVLRVIREL; translated from the coding sequence ATGAGCGGTGCCAGTAGTGGTAATAAGACCGAACCCCCTACACAGAAACGGTTACGCGACGCTCGCAAGAAAGGGCAAGTCGCCAAAAGCAAAGAAGTTGTTAGTGCTGCGTCTATTATTTTTCTGCTAGCTTATTTATGGCTGGCAAGCGATTATTATATGGGGGAGTTCCGTGAGTTACTTGCATTGCCAGTGACTACCTACGGCATTGATTTTAAGGCGGCACTGGGTGAGATTCTATTTGAAACTGGTAAACTCGCAATGATCATAACTCTGCCGGTAATCGGCATTGCGCTAATAGTCGGCATTGCGGCTAATTTCTTTCAAACTGGGGGATTATTCGCTCCGCAGGTAATCAAAGAAGGCTATAAAAAGATTAATCCTGCTCAAGCGTTAAAGAATATATTCACTAAAAAAAATCTCGTTGAGTTGATCAAATCAATTCTCAAAATAGTATTTTTAGGCTATTTGATATACCTAGCGTTGCGACACGATCTTCGTGCTTTGCTGTTGATACCAGAATGTGGTTTAGACTGCTTATTACCGATATTTGGTAATCTAATGGGCAAAATTATAACCTATGCAGTTATTGCGTTTATCATTGTTGCAGCTGCCGACTATTTCTTTCAAAAGCACGACTATATTAAGAACCTCAAGATGACCAAAGACGAAGTTAAGCGAGAATTCAAAGAAATGGAAGGCAGTCCAGAAGTGAAAAGCCATCGTCGCCAGTTATTTCAAGAAATCGTTAACAGTCAGGTTGCCAATAATGTCAGTCGCTCAAGCGTCATTATCACCAACCCTACGCGTATGGCTATCGGCATCTATTACGATGACGAAGAGACACCGCTACCTGTAGTTACATTTAAGGAGCAAGGCACGATGGCCAAGCGAGTCATAGAAATTGCCCACGAGCAAGGCATCCCAGTCATGGAAAATGTGCCACTTGCCCACGCGTTGATGGATCAAGCCGACATCAACCAATATATCCCGACTGATTTAATTAAACCAGTCGCCGAAGTATTGCGCGTAATACGAGAACTCTGA
- the sctT gene encoding type III secretion system export apparatus subunit SctT has protein sequence MEVLIDFFKDHIIVYSLTLPRLISIFAMLAFLSAHTLGGTLTRNGILLSLALILYPVVYAEIEVINSLSQSMLLFIIIKEIFIGVTMGFIVALMFWAIEAVGFFIDNQRGATMASSMDPLTGDQASPMGNFLINTIIAVFFVTGLFLIFIEGIYESYRVWPVSSFFPNLNVDIVFFMLKQFGQIVLLAVLLGAPVIIAMFAAEFGLMLIGRFAPQLNIFFMSMSIKSAVSNFILVVFLATIIAYFGDKLATIPDIYADLNTVWSKQ, from the coding sequence ATGGAGGTGTTAATTGACTTCTTCAAAGATCATATTATCGTTTATAGCTTAACCCTGCCGAGACTTATCAGCATATTTGCTATGCTTGCATTTTTAAGTGCGCACACCTTAGGCGGTACTTTAACGAGAAACGGCATCTTGCTTAGTCTGGCACTGATACTCTATCCGGTTGTTTATGCCGAAATAGAGGTTATTAATTCCTTATCGCAGAGTATGTTGTTGTTTATTATTATTAAAGAGATTTTCATAGGAGTGACGATGGGTTTTATCGTCGCATTAATGTTTTGGGCTATAGAAGCAGTTGGTTTCTTTATCGACAATCAGCGCGGTGCGACGATGGCAAGTTCTATGGATCCTCTGACCGGAGACCAAGCATCTCCGATGGGTAACTTTCTAATCAATACAATTATTGCAGTATTTTTCGTCACCGGACTATTTTTAATCTTTATCGAAGGTATCTATGAAAGCTATAGAGTATGGCCGGTTTCATCTTTCTTCCCTAACTTGAATGTTGATATCGTATTCTTTATGCTAAAGCAATTCGGACAAATTGTCTTGCTAGCCGTTTTATTAGGTGCGCCAGTAATTATCGCAATGTTTGCAGCTGAATTCGGCTTGATGTTAATCGGCCGTTTTGCCCCGCAGCTCAATATCTTTTTTATGTCTATGTCTATTAAAAGTGCAGTATCCAATTTCATATTAGTTGTATTTTTAGCAACCATCATCGCCTATTTCGGTGATAAACTAGCGACTATTCCTGATATTTACGCGGATTTGAATACCGTATGGAGTAAGCAATGA
- the sctR gene encoding type III secretion system export apparatus subunit SctR: MDGFPDPTTLILVLGGLAIVPFLVVMATSFAKLVIVFSLIRNALGIQQIPPNMALNGLALILTIYIMMPVLTASYDIIAQQGVDLDDPQGIMQSIQAGSQPYRAFLFKNSSDRDREFFMTAAYDLWGEEHTKNMKEDDLLILLPAFTVSELTTAFEIGFLIYLPFIVIDLIISNILLAMGMMMVSPMTISLPFKLLLFVFLDGWTYLIQGLVLSYK, from the coding sequence ATGGATGGTTTCCCCGACCCGACTACCTTAATTTTAGTTCTGGGCGGCTTGGCAATCGTGCCATTTTTAGTCGTAATGGCGACCTCTTTTGCTAAACTAGTCATCGTTTTTTCATTGATAAGAAACGCACTAGGTATCCAGCAAATACCACCGAATATGGCATTGAACGGTTTAGCATTGATACTGACCATTTACATCATGATGCCAGTGCTCACTGCAAGCTACGATATCATTGCTCAGCAAGGAGTGGATCTTGACGACCCGCAAGGAATAATGCAGAGCATTCAAGCTGGTTCACAACCCTATCGAGCATTCCTGTTCAAAAACAGTAGTGATAGAGATAGAGAATTTTTCATGACAGCTGCCTATGACCTATGGGGGGAAGAACACACGAAAAATATGAAAGAGGATGATTTATTGATTCTCTTGCCGGCATTTACAGTTAGCGAACTGACCACCGCTTTTGAAATCGGTTTTTTAATTTATTTACCGTTTATAGTGATAGACTTAATCATCTCCAATATCCTGCTGGCAATGGGTATGATGATGGTTTCGCCAATGACGATATCGTTACCATTCAAATTACTATTGTTCGTTTTCCTCGATGGCTGGACCTATCTCATTCAAGGTTTAGTGCTTTCCTATAAGTAA
- the sctS gene encoding type III secretion system export apparatus subunit SctS, with the protein MTEGEIVQHASNAMLLVLMLSMPPIVVASLVGLLISLIQALTQIQEQTISFAFKLIAIVATLFLTMSQLGEELFAYGLISFQKISEVGF; encoded by the coding sequence ATGACGGAAGGAGAGATAGTACAACACGCCAGCAATGCAATGTTGCTCGTGCTGATGTTATCTATGCCACCGATTGTCGTGGCATCTCTAGTCGGCTTACTGATCAGCTTGATCCAAGCGTTGACACAAATACAAGAGCAAACCATCTCTTTTGCGTTCAAGCTCATTGCTATCGTCGCCACGCTGTTTTTAACTATGAGTCAGTTAGGCGAAGAGTTGTTCGCTTATGGGCTTATATCTTTCCAGAAGATTTCCGAGGTTGGCTTCTGA